CACTGAATGACAATATCAGCtatcgggttttttttttccagaattgtAAAAGGTctctgcaaattatttttgtttaaataaaatttgtggTATTTCCAACTttctggaaacattttaaagcattacTGAACATCATTTTACAACTAACTGCATTACCTTAAGTATTATTCAGTTACATGAAAACAATCTACTTGCATCTGAGTTCAAGTATCACATTATCAGtttagaaaaacatgtttttaatttaacattCTTCTTGCATTTGAAATAGGTTCTATTACATTACCTATCTAGATAATTCAGGTccacataaaataattaaaaatgtttcatccACAAGTCTAGCTGTTCTTCCATCTAATGAGAAGAACTAATGTTTCATCTTTTCCACTACTTTCGTAACTGTTGCAAACCAAAGCCTCATAACACAATGCCaacctctctcctccccacccaaaAGCAAGTCCTTGCTACTGGCAACCCAGACAAGCTTGTTGCTCAACATCAAAACCTACCCCTGCACCAGCCATTTTACCTAAATTGTAGCTTCCTAAAGATTAGTTTCATCCACTCTTCTATTCGTTAtctaataacttttttttctaaactagAAAGACGCAAAAAATGTTGAACCTTTTTTTCAGATCACAGTAGAACATCCGCTGCAGCAACTAATCCTGCAATAAAGATAGGTTAGTGCAAGCTAGAGCTGCTGGACAGCTCTGTTGAAATTATCTGGACTACAAACAGGCCGGAAGAGATTACTGGCAGGAGGTATGGCCTTAAGGCTCCTTCTATTCCATTACCCAGCATAAATACACCCTTTGTTACTGATGTGAAAGGGACTGCAACTCTCTTCCAGCCTCCTATCAACATGCATTGAGGCTATGGTATCAAGAGACACTCAGGGGAACTGACTTCAACCTTGATTTTTCCCTGTGATAAGAAGAATTCTTTAGCCTTTAGAAACATACAGTACTTTTGTGGATTCAGATAGCATTTGAGCTGTTACCTATGGAAATACAGTCtgcaatagaaagaaaaatataccaTGTTGAGCTTATAACCAAAAACTTACCATGAGACAACATTTCTTGCAGGAAGTGTCATCTAAACAAGATCCTACTGCCTCTTGAACTCCTCAAAGACAAGCCTGTGTATTTCTAGAAACCATTAGGAATCCTCAGTAGTAGACTGAGTCTACATTTTGATTTCAAAGAATCTTGAAAGCCATCAACAGATGGCTCTGGAAGGTGTTTACCTTGTCACTTGCACCTGCATGGAGTAACAATCCCTTTAATATAGCAAACGTGTGTGCaattttttcctactgctttAGAAACCTCTTCTCAGTTGGTCAGTGGTTTTTTTAAGACTGGGAAAGTTTAGTTTTAATGGCCAGaagactattttttcttttttttttttttggatgacaGTTGCTGAGTACAGATCACTAGTCATCATTCTTTTCTTGGTAAAAGCTGTACAGCACAATAGCAAATTTTGGTTCTAAGGAAGTCTGTGATCTGCAGAAGTCACATCAGCAGCTCAGCTTAAGATCCTCCTGTGTTGCTCCCCTCAACACATACACACATCCAACAGCATGTATGAAGAGAAGATATGAAGGAGAATGTAAAGACAACAACACCCATAATTTACCTTAATTTTTAGTGAAATTCTCTAATTACATGAaccaagaaatgaaaaatacaataacAATTTTGGCCTTCAGACAACAGAGTTTAAATACTGTGTTAAATCACAGTACTCTGCCTGAAGTAGACTTTTCACTGTGATCTATTATCAAGCTTGATTTTAGCtccattttcaaaagtaaaaaagagatcttttgtttcatttaagtGGTGCATGCAATATCTGAAAATATGTGTGCAtattcacatatatatataaacatatatatgtaatatagTATGCCTTGGTCTTGCTTTTGATCCTAGCAGAGATGactaaaacatttatttatcaAATGGACATTATAATTTTTCCAATATTATATATgggagaaataaattatttcaccGACTTTGAAACAGCTAACAGTCTTTAACCTGTGAAAGATAAGACTCCTGGTGGAAGAGAACACTATACCAGCCAAATGAACTTAACCACTCTCATAAtagaattttttcctaacagaTCACAAGTTTCCAGATGATAGGCCCCACAGTTCAAGAGTTACATTGCAAATACTACAGAGTAAGATTCTTCCATTAGAGCTGAAACTGCTCTAAACTTAACAGATTCAGAATAGAACAACGAACAAGTAGTAACTTTTTAGTATAATGCAGTTATCTCAACTCAATACAAAAACCTCAAGGAGTATAACTACAATGGAAATCTGTGTTTATGCCAGCATAATCAGATATGACCTGTGGAagcactttttaattaaaacaggaGTTATCGTACCTTGCATAAGGACTTGGACACAAGCTTGTTAtatcagctttctttttcacttcaaTTAGCTGGTAACGTAAAACAGTTTTACTactttcagtgcatttttcaAGACCActgaataaagcaaaagaaCTTTTGCTGTTCAGAAAAAGAACATCGTTGTTGCAACGTAAAGCCAGGAAATAAGAGCCACATTtactaaatattttcaggagaGCATACAAAacctgaatttcattttaacacacggacagtaaagaaaaatacctaTGGCCAGATATTGTTAGATGTCTTCCAAAGTACTTTTAGGACTTCTCAGATTCCACACTGCATTAATAAAATATGTGTAAGCTTAGTACTTACCCACAGAGGCATAATCATTTGGAAGTTCAGGATACAGTTTGTTTGTATTCTTTttagctgaaaaagaaaataaagtagcaAGTTATATGATATACTAACTTATATTATATTTCATatgcttcttttttaatacatgtTCAGTAGTTACGAAATGATCGCAGTTATCCAAGGAGCagtacagaagaaagaaataaggacTTTGCCTTATATTTTTGTCCAGAGAAATAAATCAAGTTAATAACACGAGCTGCAGAGTAAAGCCTCTTTCAATGAGAGCACTTTGGTAGACAAACTGCTACGGAGCCAAAActctgcctcctctgctctACTGTAAGACCTATTAAAATATAATGACAACCTAGAAGAGAAACTAAGTTTTCTAGAAACCAGAAGATTCTAGAAGTAGGACTAGCAGTTTCCAGTAGGACTGCTCTTTTTACTAAGAAATTTCATTGTACCATGGGGCTTCTACTATCCAATAAACATGAATGCTTCCTTTGAACTATTACACGCTTCTGTAACTATACAAATACAATTTCTATAGCAAATCTGTCAGAGGGAAAAGGTTTGttaatataaaacaaacaaaacatttaccCTTTATTACTCATGGCACTATCCCGACATGCTTTCGGTGTTTGCCCAAGGAAgaacattacaaaaatattttgttagagACAGCTACCACTATAATAATTGCATTACATTCATTAGCTTTAATGCTCTAATTTTATATAGAGAATAAATTAGTCattatcaaaatgttttcaacCTGGTGGTGTTGGTCTAACAGTGGGTTTAGGTGGCTCTGGTCTTGATGATGGTCTAGCAGGTGGGTCGTTTACCTAAAATGTacaaatttttataaaaagttgCATCACACCTGGAAGTAGATTGTAACTTCAGAGCCTAGAGGTATGTAAagctacactgaaaaaaaaaaaaaaaaaaatcactccttCTCCATTGAAATTGTATGAACTCGAGAAGCATGCTAAAGAACTAGTGACATACACGACTGTAAAGTAATTCACCATGGGTTTAACAAAGATGAAACTAAATTATTGTCTATCAGTAACATCAACATCTACAAGAAAACATCTTCCACAGTTCTCAGTATTATACTGTAAATGTATGAATGGAAGatagaaaaagtagaaaaatgaaGAGTATCCACATCAAACCTGGTATGCTCATTATTTGCATATTAACTTGAATAGTTGAACAAACTTTTCTAATCATCCCCTCAGATTTGACTATGCACTGGTATAAAAACAAGGATATACTTTGTTATTCTGGAggatgcaaagcaaaaccagtaacaTTCTTGTCCAGAAGAGCCTACCAGGGCAATACTTGAACGAATGTACTACTCACATGCAGTATCTACAATGTGTTTATGCCTTTAAGCATCCAATAGGGGAGGTAAGAACGCCATGTGAACATCAACATTACCACTGACTGGGAACAgttcaggaacagaaaaagacaacGTGAAAAAAGAGATGCACAAACCCTTCGTTGTTCCCTTACAGCTTttcctggattatttttttgctcttcattttcataTACTTCAGTGAAGGATGCTAGAGTTTCATAAAGATCTTCTGCTTGAGCAGGAAAAGGCACATCACCAAGCAAGATGGCACTAGCACGAATATCCTGCCCATAAAACCTGATACAAAAGAAAAGACGCCAGGTATTTGATCATCACTACATTTCAATGTCTAGATAAATTCATCTTGTGCAAATGTTCCCCCACTCCTCCCTAGCCCTGCATTTCTCATACTGATCATCTACAGAGAAATGACAGAATTAGTTCAACATTGTAAATTTGGAATGATAAGCAATTGTAGCAAACCTCAATGCCTACCTACTACCTTATCTCAAAATGTTCTTTACCAGTAATATTTTGTTCCTGGTCACGCAGTATCGCATCAGCTAGACCATTTGAAAGGCAATCGCACAGCAAACTGAAGAAACACACACCACTATTACTACACTGTAATAGATTCCTTAATGACGTAATAAAATTCCTTAATGGAAGCATTGGGACTTCCACTTTATTAATGGAGATAGCTAAAAGTTACTGACATGCTGTCATTAAAATCAGTATTAGCCTTTGCTGATATTAGCAGAATTAAAGTTTTCATGAACACAGAACATACAAGTGCAAGACACTGAGAAGTTCCTtggattttaaatttaataggCTGAACAAAGGAAGCAGCATTCCATAAGCTGGGTATTTTATCAAATTCAGTGACGCtctaaaccagattttttttttatttcaagtggCCTAAAAGAATATTTCTCGTTATGCAGTAAATATCTCAATACCCATCTTCTACAATATTGTGCTGGGTTTagatggcaaggttttggtaaggggtggggctggaggggtggcttctgtgaaaagctgccagaagcttcccccacATCAGACAGAGGcagttccagctggctctaAGACGGACCTGCTGCTGGTCAAAgccgagcccatcagtgacagtggcagtgcctctgggataacatatttaagaaggagggaaaaaacctgcacaacagcaactgggagagaggaagagaatatgtgagagaaacagccctgcagacaccaaggtctgtgaagaaggagggggaggaggtgctacaggtgctggagcagagattcccccgCAGCCCATGGTggagaccatggtgaggcaggctgtgcccctgcagcccatggagggtAACAGgggagcagatatccacctgcagcccatggataACCGCaggccagagcaggtggatgcccaaaggagacgttgaccccatgggaagcccacgcgggagcaggctcctggcaagATCTGTTGCCCCATGGAGAtaggagcccatgctggagcaggtttgctggcaggacttgtgattCCGTGGGcgacccacgctggagcagtctgttcctgaaggactacaccccatggaagggacccccgctggagcagttcatgaagaactgcagcctgtgggaaggactcacgcTGGAGAcgttcatggaggactgtctcccgtgggagggaccccatgctggagcaggggaagagtgtgaagaggaaggagcagcagagacaacgtgtgatgaactgaccgcacgCCCCATTCCCCGTCCCTCTGTACCGCTTacggggaggaggtagagaagttGGGAttgaagttgagcctgggaagatgTGAGGGGTAGAGggaaggtggattttttttttttaagatttgttctcatttctcattatcctactttTTTGTTAActagcaataaattaaattaactttccCAAGtcgaggggtttttttgcccttgatggtaattggtaagtgatctccctgccTTCATCTCAACTCACAAGCTTGTCATcatattttttctcctcccatcctgttgaggagggggagtgacagagcagcttcATTGGCATCTGGTGGCTAGCCAAGGTCAACCTGCCACAGATACACAATCTCTAAACATTCAGCATCATCTCAATCCCCATTGCAAGATGTCTAAATTGAAGAAACCCTTGCCCCTTAAGAAACTCTAAACTAAGCACAGTATGTTCTCACAACAAActcttttttccaaattgaatATGTCCTAGCTCATTTTGTCACTATGCCTTCACTGAATCTTCTAGATTTGAAGAGAACTTACTTGcgatttgtttctttcctttcaattAAACAGGTTCCTTCCAGAGATACACCTGCAAACAGTCCTCGAGATTTGCAGTATGTAtagacagcagcagagc
This region of Nyctibius grandis isolate bNycGra1 chromosome 1, bNycGra1.pri, whole genome shotgun sequence genomic DNA includes:
- the SH3YL1 gene encoding SH3 domain-containing YSC84-like protein 1 isoform X3, whose amino-acid sequence is MEVSDLVIILNHERAVEAFAKGGNLTLGGNLTVAIGPLGRNLEGDVALRSSAAVYTYCKSRGLFAGVSLEGTCLIERKETNRKFYGQDIRASAILLGDVPFPAQAEDLYETLASFTEVYENEEQKNNPGKAVREQRRVNDPPARPSSRPEPPKPTVRPTPPAKKNTNKLYPELPNDYASVGNTWSNPVEVTALYSFEGQQPGDLTFKAGDKITVTTKTDSQFDWWEGRIGGQTGIFPANYVAISNN